A stretch of DNA from Oryza brachyantha chromosome 4, ObraRS2, whole genome shotgun sequence:
TCGTTGCCTCCGGCGACCGCCTCGGCTGACTTGACTACCGTAGGCTGAGGGGAGAGaaaggaagggaagggagaTATCTCCCTCTTGCCTTAAAGGATGCGGACGCTAATGGCCTCGCCACTTCTGGGCCGGTGGTTTGGTCTGGCCCAAGTACTAGTAGTACAATATTGAACCCTAAAagtttttagaatttttaattttatttattacataatttacaaaattaaatttttattttaaaaattcacaaaTCCAACATCCTGCCGCCCTCCTAGATGGCGGAATGCCTACGCGACAGATGGCAGGCTGGCCGGCACGGAGGGACGATGACAGCGGctagcaatattttttatttaggccCTTTGTCAGGTGGCAAGGGACTGCAAAATTATCGCGCGTGTCCGGaaattttttgattgaatcgtgatttgatatatatatatatataacacatgTAATTATCTAATTACAAATATTATCTTGACTCAATGGTCACCATACTCCTCTTCTATCCAGTGAACTGCTGAGAGGCCTCAAATCCTAGCGACATTTAAGTATTCTAATGCGTAAAATGacttattattgattaaaaaataatttatggttaaatcttttatataagtattcttagtgatataaaaacaaatgctgaaaaataaagtacgatgAAAACCCCCCaacatcaactctaaatttaagtttttaaattgaaaatgTGGCTACAAGTATAAGAAAAGACGCGAGACTTAGTTTTTCCGGTTAGCATCGGAACTTTTGATCTTTTCATCCAAATTTACAATAACAATAACACTGACAATATTTTGTTATCCAAGGTTGGGCGAAATATAATCTAGCTAGGTACATATCAGATCACTGCAGAGTGCCAAAGAACATCAATAACACATATGGAGgtttttactatatatatgctcgGAATCATCTAACTAATATATGCccgttgtcttttttttttgaaacaatatATGCCCGTTGTCAGAATGCGATCCTGCATGCTAGCTACAATTAACTTTGGTCTGCATTGAAATGGATCGATATGCATCAATTCATGCGTACATGCATGTTTGTCTGAagtaaaattaataagataataCTCTTATAGATACTTCAAATACGCACGTACTCATCGGTGGATCGACTCAAACATGCTTATTAGagatatacatacatattccAGTAAATAATAATACTAGCTACGAAATTATGAATGGTCTTGCAGACAGCACATGCAGATGATCAATTGAAGTGTCGAGGAAGATCAATTCCTTCATACATGGAGGCGATATGGATCGATCAAGCGGTGGATTCCTTGAGGTAGGCGATGAGGTCGGTGCGCTCTTGCGGCTTCTTCAGGCCGGGGAATACCATCTTGGTGCCAGGGATGTACTGCGACCAAATCAAAATAGAAAGACTTAATTTGAAATCATCGTATTATatttggtatcagagctaAAGCTTAGTTATTCATATAGCCCATGAAAAGCATGACACGGAGACAAATTTATGTACCTCTGTCGTATAAGTTAACACTCAACCTATTTAAGTATAAAGTAGTTAGTTTGGATTAACTGGCCTAGAAATAGTGTTATTGTGGTAGTTTAACACTAGATTGGAAGCCTGTGTGGATAATGgcatgcttataagccatcATGCTTCAACCATGATTTCATGAAgcagattaattttttttacacgaTGTGAAAATGTAAATGTAATTCATGTAAAAGAAAGGGTAAGTGTGCTATCGTGAGAATGTGTCTACTTTATGCGTAGAGCAGGTTGATGTCACTGTAGTAGAAAAGACCTTTGTAAGCGATCAAAATGGGCATAATCAGACTGTTGGCTGGTCTGTCTCTTAATGCGAAGATGATGTTTTCGCAGACATGCCATCCACCTCACCCCTTCCCGGTATAGCGCACCGCATACAATGGCGCACCGCATACAATGGCTCCTCTGGTCCTTATGTATCATATATAAGGGGTTGTTtgtgaaaattatatttatagtagcATGTGAATTTTGAAATAAGGGTGTTAGATGATCACTATTTCCTctgttatatattataagaccttttagtcttgcctaaatttatttatatgactacatatatataaaacacatatattgatatataaacaaatatacataaacatataaaatcttataatatggagcGGACGTTGATTGTGTACACTTGGGTGGGATTTAGAGGAAAAAATAGAGACACACAACGAAAGAAGAAGATGGTGTATACAGATGAGAACCTTCTTGGGGTTGTGCAGGTAGTCGTAGAGGGTGCCCTCCTCCCAGATGACGGCCATGTTCTTGTTGGCGGTGGAGTAGGCGTACCCGGGGGTGGTGCCGGACTGTCGGCCGAAGAGGCCATGAAGGTTTGGCCCCTGCCTGTGCGCACCCCCGCGCTCCACCGTGTGGCACTGCGCGCACTTGGTCCGGAAGATCttctcgccgctcgccgcgttTCCGCCGGGGGCCTCGCCGAAAGAAGCCATCTCAATTGATATGATCGATCTCTAGCTagctttctctcttttctcctctCTGTATAACAGTATGAGTGTAATAGTTTTCTCTCTTCCTAACTAGAATCCTTTTTTCGAGCTCCCTCTCTGCTCTGAAAAATGACCCTGCCTGCAGCCTCGTTAGATGGACGAGAACGAAGAGCGGATGCAAGGACCAACGTACACCAACCATCCATCGCTCACGCCCAATTCGcccgtgcatgcatgtttagCTTGCTAAAATCGAACGATAAAAGCAGCAGTAGGACTAGTATAGGACTATAGCCTATAGGAGAGTCCCCCCGAACGATCTGCTCGATCGATGATCCGCTCATTCATAGCTAATATGGGGCCTTTTTTTCGCTCTTTGAATGAAtaacacaaaaatataacataatgTGTAGAGAAAACACaaagaaatttaagattggatcaaaaacaaaaaagaaaactaaatatCAGATTGTGTagaaaacacacaaaaaatgagattatgtagaaaaataaaatattatacacaaATTATTGTACAGAGGAAAAAAGTTTAAGATGGTGTagaaaaacacacaaaaaaataataaagtgaacaaataaaaaaatctaaaaaatgataatgagTAAAGAAAGTTTTTGTAGGCGCACTATTCCTCCCTCCCGGCCCAGCCCATCTTAGGTGCACCTCTTACAGCCTGCGTAGGATCTTTGGGGATCCtcgaaaaatatattttgaagtcGATCCGATTCACAAAgtccgaaaaataaattatgatgaaaaaaaatcctaaatataactttaaatttaaatttaaaaatataaattttggcttataaacagaCCATGCATCATACGTCACGTGAACCAGATAGCAGATAGGGACATAGTGCATGTGAGTGTGGCAGTGACAGCCTCCAGGCAGGAGGAGAGCTTGCAATGCCGTTGCGCCATGCTACATATCCAACAGGAGATAAGAGACACCTCCAGTACTAGTATCAATTAATTATCTACTCCTTAGCAAGTTAGCAATGGTGCCGCCCGGTGCGtccctcctctttctcctcatcctcctcaccgccggtcGCGCCACCTCGGCTGCGGCTAACAATAAGCCCCAGTTGCAGCAGCTAGTGCAGTCCACCTGTAACTCCACAACCTACTACGATGTTTGCGTGGCCGCTCTTGCTGCCGACCCCTCCAGCTCCACCGCCGTCGACGTCCGCGGCCTCTGCGCCatcgccgcatccgccgccgccacaaaCGCCTCAGCAGCCGGAACATCGGTCCTCGCTAGCGCGGCTGCATATCAATCTCAGGTGCCGGAGCGTGCGGCGCTGCTCCGTGCGTGTGCCGCCAGGTACGCCGACGCGCGACAGGCTCTGGCCTCGGCGCAGGAGGCCATCAAGGAGGAGGCCTACGACTACGCGTTCGTGCACGTCAGTGCGGCGGCTGAGTACCCAACCATGTGCAGGGCACTGTTCCGACGAACCCAAACTCCGCGGGGGTACGGATACCCGTCGGAGCTGGTGAGGCGTGAAGAGGGTCTGCGCCGCCTCTGCACTGTCGTCCTCGACATTATCTCCCTCCTCGTGCCATAGCCTACTATATATCTAGGTACTAGCTAATGCTCCCTTCATCTCTAAATTAAATGTATGCCGTCGTTAaaccgtttgtcttatttaaaaatttatataattattaattatttttatatcatttcatgtattgttaaaaatatttttatgcatatatatagttttacatatttaacaatatttttttaaataagacgaatagacacaaacatgtgtcaaaaaatcaacggcgtcaaacatcttaccattttactactactatttcgttgttcgatcgatcggcttCAGTCAacgttgattaattaattattaattgtcaTCAGATAATTACAAGGAAATTAACGTCGTCGATCTCTAGCAAGAATACTGCTTGATCGATATAATTATTTACTCCAATTGGAGTAGCAGTTGGCTTAATTGACATTCATctaatcatttatatatatgctgattATCGAAATAGTTCCAGCTACTTTACTATCTaataatgcatgcatgtgatgGTGATTGTACATATGCATGCGTACATAAAAAGGACCGTCGATATAAATGATGACGGATGAAAAGGGCAGTCACGGACTCATGTGTGTTGGTTGGATCTTGGACTTGCTCGTCCCATCGTCTTCTACTACTTGGAAACGAATCCGGCCGCATTGGCTCTAATGAAATCCTTGCACATATGATCTGTTCTCCTAGTTACCGCGTTCGGCCCTAaatctaagttaacttacctgacgcggaaaacgtaaaacatagtaatagattagtacatgattaattaattattaattattaaaaaaatataaaatatattaatttggttttttaaaacaactttcctatagaaaatttttgtaaaaaaaaatacaccgtttagtagtcaAGAAACAtgtgcgtgaaaaacgagaatgataagttaacttatgtagagagccgaacacggcctttgTTCACTTAACTAATGCATATTGCTACGGCAAGGTTACTTCACAACCCTAAGGCGAAAATGTTTATAGTAGTACTACCCCCACCACCAACAactccttgtttttttatctactctatttttaaaagaaaaaataatggtagATTTCATATATTAACCGTTCATAGTAACTTAGCTTAttgtgaaaagaaaagaactgtGAGATTCATAGACCCATATgttaataacaaatatatgtaacaattaaaatatgacacataaaaaataatattaataacatgttataatattttttaaaattcaagttGCAACGCTAGTTGGCCAAACGGCAAGCTAGGCTCATGTGGCCTGCTACGTACGACACGCCCCTGTAGTCCGAGCCTATGCGACAGTGCAGCTCACAATGACCTCATATCATTGTTGATGTCAACGTGAAcgctgacgtgtcacacacgaagtcCGAAAGTCACTCTAAGACTGCTCTAGTGTACGagctaaattcttagaaggtgcgcaagcgtgtcagtcagtttgatcatgtaactaacaaataaatagtaaaacaagtcgatcggctatcaagccgataggtaactgagAAACCAACCGATCGGACGTTGATGTAGCAgtatttagccgataggctgaTCAATCGGCTattgaaagcttggatcggctgagAATCCGATACATGTGAACTCaaatagtttaaataaatagtaaatcaTTTGCTACAATCGTCTAAAACCAACTAGCATGTGATCCTCGTAAGTTGATGCACTACAAAGTAATTATCGATCCAAATAAATCAaaccgattggtataaaaataatgcattaaggCAGTCAGCTATTCTATCgctgtaaatatgataagcatgtagatcaacaaaaatcatcggctataaacaaCTAACAAatgaccaagatctataaaatatctagcctagattactaagaataatcatagaagatcggaccaaaccgagatagttcaagattacgcttagcaatgtcaggatagatactaaaaagatctagattgctatcaagtcGATGAgctgatgactgataacttatcggccggtactccaataaaacaatgagcaagatacatcagcatgatataaactatttgataaatgcaatctaatagattggaccaaaccgagacggtatcaaattaaatatgttaaataacaaatatcaaaccaacgcaaatcacccaaagtgctcgaccagatcaacccaGGATACAAAGTAActtaagctgaaactgataccaCAACTAGCAACCATAGCAAAtcagaagatcggactgaaccaagACAATTCTAATTGCTGTGACCggtggaacgtaggacttacccttCCACTGAAGATcaagacgatgcagccccacgtcaaATGTCAAGTTCCGCTGGTGTTGAAACTTCGGTGAAGAGGGCAACGATGCGCcaagagtaattgatctacaTATTGAGAAATAGATGATTTACCATGACCCCATCATGTTGTGCTAACACGAGCAATGCCGAGTCACGTGGGCGAGACACAACCAAACCTATCTCTGACTATGCCTTGTAAGAGTATTATTAGTTTAGTTTGGGTGGTTAATGATAAATCAAATTTGGtgtgactaatatttttattgactaTATTCTTGTATACTCTCATTTGGATATGGGtttgaaaataataagatGTATGTATTAATCTGCACATATTCTACATTGGTCTCGTATGGATCCAAATATCAACAATCATCACATTAAAACTATACGATGTACAATAATGATATATGAATCcatacattttatttattatattatatatacctaGTACTAAATTTTCTTTGGCAAAACTAttggtgatgttttttaacAACCCTATTGGACATCATATAGGGTCTATGGTTTAGATTTTAGGGTTTAAGGTTTAAGgcttagggtttagggttttagggttaCGTGTTACTAGGGTTTAGGTTATAGGGTTTGAGGTTTAGGGTTTACGGTTCCTAGGGGTGCAAGAGTGAGACAATTTACTAAGGTGCAAGTTCAAGTGCAGCTCCTctaccacctccgcctcctttTTCGCCACCTCCTCATGGGTTTCTTTCACATGACTTCTTCACTCCACAATATGCATACTTTGGCATGCCTCCACATGACTACTTCAATCCAGTGCTAGGGGCTCTCAATACACTGGACAGGAGGCTATGCATGCCAAAGTGCGTGGACTTAGGATTGATGTTGGCACTTTGAACTCCTCCATGGGTAGATTGTCCTCTCAAGTTAGGACTCTTGATCGTCGTGTGCAGCTTTTGGAGAGTTCTCAGGCTTTCGTTTATCATCATCGTCGTGATACCTCTCATCCATCTTCTTCAGCGCGCCCTGCTTCTCCTCCATAAGATTGATGCTTTTTGGTCCTTGATGccaaaaaggagagaaaactAGGCTCTTTATCTTTTGGAAGGGACCGGAAGTAGTGAGGTTAGTTACCTCTATATGCTAGGTTAAGTGGTTGGGCTATATTATGTATGGGTAAGGGCTATTACTCTATCTTGTGTGTTTTCTTTCGTTTTGTTGAACTCCTTGTCTTTGGACCTCAATGGTCTTGTAATAGCTTATGTCCTTCTTGTGAGACCTCTTCAGATGCTTAATGTCTCTTATGGTTGAATGACTATTATTGTGAACTTGTGTTATGATGGATGGTTGATGTGATTTTGATTTACTTGTGACCATTCTATGCATGTTTTTAGGGGGAGCTCTTGTCTTTCCTTGTAATTTATCCTTGTCATCTAAGTGagattatatattgtttatagtGTTTGTCATCAATTGCCAATATACCAAAAGGGGGAGTGTGAAGCATCTAGACCCCCATTAGACCCCATTGTTGattttggtaattaatgaCAAGCACTAATTGTGGACCCTCATTAGACCCCATTGTTAGGTTCACTTGATGTGTGCACTTGGATGATCACCAAATGATTAAAATTGATGGCGCAAggcgaaggaaagaagacggtAAAACTAGTGTTTAATTTTGTAAGTTGATGAGGTGAAGGGCGATCAAATTTTCTAGTTTATCCGTTAGCTTTGccatactattaagagggaTAATGATCCTAAAGAGATGATTTTAACTGCCACGTTAGgtcatttgcataaaacacTTGGATCACTCTTTTATCCCTGCATAGTTCACTGAGCTCGGCCAGACCAGGGTCGGTCAGACCGAGTGCACCAAGCCGGTCTGACCGTAGGTCACTGGCCGAACTGACCGCCTCCCTAGAAGCCAAATTTATGCTCTTCGGGATGACCGATACAGCCGACGGAGCCACAGTCGGTCAGACCGAGCTAGGGTCGGTCTGACCGAACTCTTAACGTCTGTCTGACCGGCAAGCTGATGAGATCATCTGACAGAGCTTCAACAGCTAGTTTTCTAGCCATTGCACAGTAGCACGGTCTAACCGGCCATATACCTCTAGTCTGATCGGCAGAACACTAATATACTCCTCCACCAGCAGCAAGAGATCTCTCTTGGCTGCCATTTCATTTGCTCACATCCCTTGCATCTCTCACACACTTGAGCTTAGGGTTCATCCATTTAGTGTGTTAGAGAATGTTCTAGCCAAGAGTGAAGTGCATTACTTCCATTGTAGAGCTAGTGTGACACTTCATCATCTCCAAGCCAGGAAtcgcttgttactcttggaggtTGCCACCTCCTAGATAGCTTGTGGAGGAGTTGCCCGGTGACCTCTCCAAGAAGATTGTGGAAGAGGCCCGACGTCATTTGTGAGTGGCTTGGTGTTCGCCATCTTCAGAGTGGAGAAAGAACAACACTAGTGATTGAGGCTTGGGTATTCCTCTCCTTGGACCGACTCTCGCCTTGCCCACCTCTTGACGAAGGGGGTATGCGGTGCCTTTGTGGTTAAGCGGTGGAGTTGGGCTCGCTTCAACCGGGAGTAGGATACCAGCGAGTTTCCAAACCTCGATGAAAAAATCCTTGTCTCTCTTGTCGCATTTACTATTGTGCAATTTACATTTCTAGAGACACTTGTGATCACATCACCCTAGGCTTGCTAAACTAGACTTAGGAAGTAAGATTTACTTTCCTGGTGATTTACTTGAGCCACTTTCATcctaggattgcaaaacataaCTTAGTTGCTCTATTAGTCTTGTCCTTCGCCAAGCCTAGCAACTTAGGTTAGTCTTGATaatgtgttatttatttttaaatcgcctattcactCCCCCTCTAGTTGACATCTTGATCCTACAATGTGTTAGGTTATTCACCAGCTCATAGATAAAGCCCCATGATATCTCTGcctttcaaatgaaaaaaaaatgttaggtCCTACGCAGCAAtagatatatcattttgtaGGATCTTGACAAATTTGACTATAGCATTATTTGTAAATCAACTGATAAAATGGTCCACATTCACATGCACTACATTAGTGGATCTTGACAAATTTGCCTATAGCATACTTTGTAAATCAGCTGATAAAATGGTCCAAATTCACATGCAGTATATTACTGGATCTTGACAAATTTTGACTATAACATACTTTGTAAATCAACTGATTAAATGGTCCAATATTAGTGGACCTCTAACTACCCCCTCTACCAAATAGTCCAATTCCTTGTGTAAAAATGAAGGGTTATCAGGAGAAGATGATAACAAAATATGCCACTATGTGATCCCACTTCGATGTGATAAGCTGAATATTGCATTTGATTGTTGTTGATCATAAATTAGGTACACAAAAATTGTAAATGGCAGTTCAGATCCACTCAGCAAAATACAAAACTTTACAATAGCAAAATGCATATTGTAACAAATGGCAGATAGAGGTATCATACCTTAAATCCCATTGACAAATGAAAGCACTTTTTCTACTGTCAAAGAAGCAACTGCCCTTCAAGTGGCCAAGACTGGTACAATCAAGAGATGCCTACATGTAAACAGGGTAATCTTAGTAACAACAGAAGAACAGTAAACGCAATCTAATTCCTTTATCAGTAACATGACAGCTTAATTAACATTTGgaatataaaattgtaaagtGGGTATTCATACTAACATCATCACAAAGATTGCCCAACAAACTGGAAGCAACATAATCAATctagtttctttaataaaatcatttattcTGTATTGGTCTATGTAGTACATCATTAATTATATTGATCATTTCTTTTCTACTAGTTATATGGCCGTACTTCGCAACGGAATTATAATTGCTGATAAGGAAATATAGTTAGTtgaaatcaaaaattttatttccaatatgccaataataaataagctttataaattttaagtaaaatatataacaacgAATAATAACATATAAGTGGGAGGGGGCATAGGTGAGCAGTTTCTAGGAGAGCAAAAAAATAGGTAAAAAAGGTGCCAAGCTACTTGTTTGTTTGGACCATGTTCTCGCAAAGGCCAAAAGATAGGTGGGGGAGAGGGAGTGGGTTATTTAATACTGTGCTCTCGTGATATCCGGAAGTCAGTGAGATGAAATACATCAGTAACACTAAGTACGGATATAGTAGTAGTTTTCTACAGTACCTTGTAGAAGCAGCTTGATCTAAATGGACATGTATGAGTTCCAAAATCAAAAATACTTGCAATCAATAGACCTGCAAAAGATTAGACATTAGGACATATATGAAATACTCAGGCACATAatgctattaaaaaataatttagtcaTAAAAATTCAGCTTGGATATTTCAAAAATGGGCATGTATAAGAATCAAGAAATGTCATTTTCAAACAAATTGTTGTGCTATGCTTAGTCaagtaattataaaaaatatgccaACAATCTCGAGTCACATAATAGACAGTGCTtgcaaagtattttttttaaaaaaaatattatatatacaagtcCGAAGAGTTGCACATTTTTTAGGATAAAAAAGAACCAATAATTGAGGAGCACAATTGAAAAGCACAGTATAAAAAGTcgacaaaattttataaggtTGTCCGACAAGGACAGCTCTGTAAGGGAAAAGCAATGGGTGCTAGCTAGCACAACGAATTTCTTAGTTGAAACCAGGGCTAAATTAAACTTCTTTGATAAAACAAGTAGTACAAATctaaaagaattttttattattagattttttgTGATCTAAGCCATGTAGATGTATAAAATGAAGTTacattatgtatttttttcaacctaGCCATCAACTTTAGATTTTTATGAGCCAAACATATTTTTCACGTAGAAATAACAtaattgagttttttttatgggTAAACGAATTCAATCATATCGAGTATATCATAGATGAATTGTTCAAAAACAGCGTGGAGAATGATCTGTTTTGTGTAGAGTAAATGGATACTTCTTAATTATTTAAGTGCCAAGTCAAGGCTCCAGAAAGTTAAGTAAATAATTTAGTACATATAAAAGCATCCCTATCAATAACATGCTAATGTAGATTCAGGAAAAAACAAGTGAGCATTTAATTGTTCAttacaaatttgttttctttcagaGCATGGATGATCCCAAAAGCCCGCTGGACAGCCAATTATactgagaaaaataaaaaaactccagTATCTATAGGACGCTGCAAAAAATAGTCTTTTGGTTCAAGTATGCCATGGTATTTTTAGTCATGCACCATTGCACTTACAGCAGCCTTATTCACTTATTGGTCACAAATATTAGCTGCCAAACAGAATTTGAGGTATGAGACAGGGGGACAAAGGGATAAAACAAAATCTGATCATAGAGACTTTCTAGCTCCAATAGaggctaagaaaaaaaatgtttggcGATACCAGACATCTAACTTAAGACATAAGATGGTACTGTAACCCAATTGCGTATAGAAACACATCAAGTTTCAAAACATCGATGGTAAATAAGCCATACTTACATGTATGAAAATGTAGTATGATATCCTTTTCTTGGTTGTACGGATAATTTTGTCCTGCCCTCTTCTAAGGCCGTGTTCATTTATGGTAtgggtaagttaatttacttggcacgaaaaacatagtaatagattagtacatatgattaattaattattaattattaaaaaatataaaatagattaatatgttttttaaacaactttcctatagaaaatttttgcaaaaaatacaccgttttttagcagttcaggaagtatgcacgcggaaaacgaggggataagttaacttatcaacCCGAACGATTGCGGCCTAAGAAACATTCCTGAACTTGTTTGCACCCTACGCATGTGCCATAAGCATAAATGAGTTGGAATTGAGGAAACATGTTCTTAAGAGAATAATCTTATCCAAACCTGTTGTTATCCCTCCAGTTGATGAATCAACAACTATAGATTTCTTCGTGAGAAGCTTTGCCAATGAAATAAATACTCACATTCTTCCTTCAACTGAGAACACAGAGAAGTCAATCACTATTGAATCAAACAGACAATAAGCATTCGAACTGTATATGAATGCACGTGAGGATTTATTCAATTCAACTCAAAGAATGAGACAGACAGATGTACAACTcagttaaaacttaaaacaatACATCTTGTTGCGTGTGTGGCtttggattttctttttcgtcatgggagttttttttcctttttcttttaatgtGCAATGTGGGCGTCTTTTttcggtttttctttttcacgtGCGACAACCGTGGGGAGGATGGATGGAAGGACGACGACTCTGCTTTTAAGTagtagagatagagatattgACATGTGCAGATGGACATGTTGTAATGCACGGGTATATTACTAGTATACGTAACAACAGTATATGTTATATTGTTATACTTCTGAATTGTGTTGGTGAAACACATCTTGTACTTCAAGCTGTGATATATCATCTACAATTTCTTGTAGAGTTGTAGGTCATGCGTATTACATCATGTCAAGTGTATataatttctaatttctaAGTCTTTTGCTGCTCACCTATCTAGCTCTGCACAATATTTAGGCTCCAGTCCACTTGTAAATAGACGACCGACCCGACCCAGATAGATGTTCCTACCTATATGATTTAACCTCTTTATACAAGAGTTACTGCAAGATACAGGTTGCTCCATGTACAAAACAGAATGAAAATAGAAGGCATACGGAATACAATGCTCAGCCCATAAACCAAAATAGTACTCCACACT
This window harbors:
- the LOC102712719 gene encoding cytochrome c-like, translated to MASFGEAPGGNAASGEKIFRTKCAQCHTVERGGAHRQGPNLHGLFGRQSGTTPGYAYSTANKNMAVIWEEGTLYDYLHNPKKYIPGTKMVFPGLKKPQERTDLIAYLKESTA
- the LOC102721271 gene encoding pectinesterase inhibitor 28-like, which encodes MVPPGASLLFLLILLTAGRATSAAANNKPQLQQLVQSTCNSTTYYDVCVAALAADPSSSTAVDVRGLCAIAASAAATNASAAGTSVLASAAAYQSQVPERAALLRACAARYADARQALASAQEAIKEEAYDYAFVHVSAAAEYPTMCRALFRRTQTPRGYGYPSELVRREEGLRRLCTVVLDIISLLVP